A segment of the Marinomonas posidonica IVIA-Po-181 genome:
TTTTTGCCAGATTCCGATTCTATTAATAGCTTTCCAGATGTTTGTGGGACTACGACGTAATCATATTCGTGGGTATGCCAAGTCGTTTCAGCACCAGGTGGAAATTTCCATTCGGTGACGATAACTCGATCATTTTCTATTTGTATTGTTGGAACGGCTGTTTGTCTTGTCTCTGTCATAACTTAGCTTCCGATGTG
Coding sequences within it:
- a CDS encoding cupin domain-containing protein; amino-acid sequence: MTETRQTAVPTIQIENDRVIVTEWKFPPGAETTWHTHEYDYVVVPQTSGKLLIESESGKNISDLTVGQSYTRPKGVKHNVINSNEYEFVFIEIELK